TGTCGCCTATGCCGAGGCCTTGGGGGCGGAGACGCTGCTGCATCTGCGCGCGTCCCAAGGCACGACCCTGACCGTGCGCCAGGACGCCGCGGCGCCCATGCCGGCGGAGGGCGCGACCGTGCAACTGGACTGGGACGACAGCGACACGATGCTGTTTGCGGACAATGGCAGGCGGGTCTGATAGCCGGCCCTTCCCCTTTGCCAAGAAGGCGGTGCAGGCCAGCGACCGCCCCGGCCGTTGCGGCGCGGGGGGGATAGGCGTTCGGTGAGATTGCGAAATCTTCAGCTCTTTGAGGTCCTTATGGACGCTGGTTTCTCATGGAGACAATGCAATGATTGACGTTTACAAGAACCGGCAACCCGGCATGACCAGCCCTGCCGTTGCAGCCGAAATTATCATTCCCGCGAATGGCCGGGAACTGAACTACGCGACGCGCGCGGTCTATGTCGGCAGCGGCGGAGATCTGTCCATGGAGCTGCTGAACGGCGACGTGGTCACGTTCAAGAACCTGGCATCCGGAACGCTTCTTCCGGTGCGAGCACGGCGGGTGCGCAACAGCGATACGACCGCAAGTGATCTGATCGGGCTGCGGTGAGCCCTGCGGCACCGCAGACCACACCGGGCTGCGGTGCCACCGCCATGGGACGCGCAAGCGGGCCCGTGGCGGGCGATCGGGCTCAGGTGCCCTTGACCATGTCGGCGGGTGAGAAGTCATTTGCATCGGCGCGGCGCCAACGGCGCAGGTAGCCGAAGGCGTCTTCCTCCCCGCGCAGCAGGAAGCCTTCGGGCAGGTAGGGGTACACCTCGTCCCCGGTGACCATGCCGCGGTCGGTCTCGCGCACCATCAGGTGATAGGGCAGGAAGTCGCCGGGGCTTTCCAGCCCGGCCGCACCGGTCATCTCGCCCAGTGCCTTGAGCGTGTTGCGATGGAATCGCGCAACCCGCACGGATTTGTCTGCGACATCCAGCGCCCGCTGGCGCAGCGGGTCCTGGGTCGCGACGCCCACCGGGCAGGCATTGGTGTGGCAGGCCTGGGCCTGGATGCAGCCGATGGAGAACATGAAGCCGCGGGCGGAATTGGCCCAGTCCGCGCCCAGTGCCAGCACCTTGGCCATGTCGAAGGCCGTGACGATCTTGCCCGAGGCACCGATCTTGATCCGATCACGGACCCCAGCACCACGCAGGGTGTTGTGGGCGAAAGTCAGCCCCTCGACCAGCGGCATGCCCATGCGGTTGGCGAATTCCAGCGGCGCGGCACCGGTGCCGCCCTCTTTCCCGTCGATGACGATGAAGTCGGGGGTGATGTCGGTCTCCAGCATCGCCTTGACCATGCACATGAATTCGCGCCGGTGGCCGATGCACATCTTGAAACCCACGGGCTTGCCGTCCGACAATTCGCGCAGTTTGCCAATGAATTCCATCATCTCGATCGGGGTGGAAAACGCGCTGTGGGAGGCGGGTGAGACGCAGTCCTCGCCCATGGGCACGCCGCGCGCCTCGGCGATCTCGGGCGTGATCTTCGAGGCCGGCAGCACCCCGCCATGACCGGGCTTGGCGCCCTGGGACAGCTTCAGCTCGATCAGCTTGATCTGCGGGTTGGCGGCGGTTTCGCGGAATTTCTCGGGGTCGAACACGCCCTCCGGGGTGCGGCAGCCGAAATAGCCCGAGCCCACCTGGTAGATCAGGTCACCGCCGCCTTCGCGGTGGTGGATGCTGACCCCGCCCTCGCCAGTGTCATGGGCAAAGCCGCCTGCCTTCGCGCCCTTGTTGAGCGCCTGGATCGCATTGCCCGAGAGCGCCCCGAAGCTCATCGCCGAGATGTTGTAGATCGAGGCGTCATAGGGTTGGGTGCAGTCCGGCCCGCCGATGCGGACGCGGAAATCGGTGTCCGCGATATGCACCGGGCGGACCGAGTGGGTCAGCCACTGGTAGCCCGAATCGTAGACCCGCATCCGGGTGCCGAAGGGGCGCTTGTCCTCGACGCCCTTGGCGCGCTGGTAGATGATCGAGCGCATGTCGCGGGAGAACGGCTCCTCGTCCTGGTCGCTTTCGATCAGGTATTGCCGGATCTCGGGGCGGATGCCTTCGAACAGGAAGCGCATATGCCCGATCACCGGGTAATTGCGCAGGATCGAGTGCCGCGACTGGATCACGTCATAGAGGCCCAGAAGGGACAGCCCCCCGAAGAAGGCCACCGGGATCCAGAACCAGACGCTCCATGCAACAGCGACCAGCGACGCGAGGGTCAGCACGGTGACAGCGAGGAAAATCGAATAACGCGACATGGGCGGGCTCCAAACCTCCGTCAGCATGGGCTGACGGTCCTTGAGAAACCCTAAACACCGATGCTCGGCTCTGTGAACCGGCTAAATCGACGGGGGCGGGCTCAGGTGATCACATCCGGGGCAGTGCGGCCGGTGCGGGTTGCGATTTCGGCCAGCGCCTCGGCCGCGGCGATCATGGGCGCGAGCGCCTCTTGCGGGTCGCGGTCGAGCCCCTCGGGGCCGGGCACGAAGGCTTCGAGATAGACGCGCAGGGTCGCGCCCACGGTGCCGGTGCCCGAAAGGCGGATGACCAGCCGCGCGCCGTCTGTGAAGCCCACGCGCAGCCCCTGCCCCGCGCTGTGGGAGCCATCGACCGGGTCGTCATAGGAAAACTCGTCGGCAAAGGCGATCTGTCGGCCCGCCGCGGTGGTACCGGGCAGGTCCGCAAGGCGCGCGCGCAGGGCGTCCATAACGCCCTTGGCCGCGGCGGTATCCACCGCCTCGTAGTCGTGGCGGGAGTAGTAATGGCGCCCGAACCGCGCCCAGTGATCCGCCATCAGGTCGGCGACGGAGGCCCGGCTGTCGGCGAGAATATTGAGCCAGAAGAGCACCGCCCAGAGCCCGTCTTTCTCGCGCACATGGTCCGAGCCGGTCCCGGCGCTTTCCTCGCCGCACAAGGTCGCCCGGCCCGCATCCAGCAGGTTGCCGAAGAACTTCCAGCCCGTGGGGGTCTCGTAACAGTCGATGCTCAGCGCCTCGGCCACCCGGTCGAGCGCGCGGGAGGTGGGCATGGAGCGTGCCACCCCCGCCAGCCCGTCGGCATAGGCCGGCACGCGTGTGGCGTTGGCCGCCAGCACCGCGAGGCTGTCGGAGGGCGTGACATAGATGCCGCGACCCATGATCATGTTGCGATCCCCGTCCCCGTCCGAGGCCGCGCCGAAATCGGGCGCATCGGGGCCCATCATCCGGTCGACCAGCTCTTTGGCCCAGATCGGGTTGGGGTCGGGGTGGCCGCCGCCGAAATCCGGGCTGGGGGTGCCGTTGACCACGCTGCCCGGCGCAGCACCCAGCGTGTCTTCGAGGATCGCCTTGGCATAGGGGCCGGTGATCGCGTGCATGGCGTCGAAATGCAGCCGGAAGCCGCGCGCGAGAAGCGCCCGGATCGCTTCGAAATCGAAGATCTCGGCCATCAGGGCGGCGTAGTCGGCAACCGGGTCGACCACTTCGACCACCATCTGGCCAAGCCGGGTCTCGCCCAGGGTAGAGAGATCCACGTCTTGCGCGTCGAGCATGGCGTAGTCGGTGATCGCCTGCGTGGCCGCGAAGATGCGATCTGTGACCTCCTCGGTCGCGGGGCCGCCATTGGGGCCGTTGTACTTGACGCCAAAATCGCCCTCCGGCCCGCCGGGATTGTGGCTGGCCGACAGGATGATACCGCCATCGGTACCACGCTTGCGGATCAGGTGAGAGGCGGCGGGCGTGGACAGAAGCGCGCCCTGCCCCACGATGACCCGGGCCGCGCCGCTGGCCGCGGCCATGCGCAGGACGACCTGAGCCGCCTCGGCGTTGAAATAGCGCCCGTCCCCGCCCAGAACGAGGGTCTTGCCCGCGACACCGCCGATCCCGTTCCAGATGGCCTGGACGTAGTTCTCCAGGAAATGCGGGGCCTGGAATTCGCGGGTGGTCTTGCGCAGCCCGGAGGTACCGGGTTTCTGACCGGGGATCGGAGCGGTCTGAACGATGTGGCCTGGCATGGTCGATCTCCTGCGTATGGGCGGGGGGTGTGCCCCTGTAGTGCCCCGGGGTTGGCGGCGGCTGCAAGGGGGGCTGGCCCATCGCCCGGGAGCTGCCGCACGGTGTGACCACTGCGCGACGGCGCGTCGTGCAGAAACCCGACTAAAACAGTCGAATACCCCTTGATCTCGGCGCGCACTCGTATACTGATCAAAACAGTCAGGATTAACAAACCTTGGGGAGTAACCATGCCTGTACGACTTTCTCTGCCGCTTGCCGGTCTGACCGCCGCGGCCACGCTGCTCGGTTCCGTGGCCTATGCTGCGGGTGAGCTGAACCTCTATTCGTCGCGTCACTACGACACGGACGAGCGGCTCTACTCGGATTTCGAAGAGGCCACGGGCATCACCGTAAACCGGATCGAGGGTAACGCCGACGAACTGATCGCGCGGATGGAGGCCGAGGGCGCCAACAGCCCGGCGGACGTATTCCTGACCGTGGACACGGTGCGTCTGGCACGGGCCAAGGATCTCGGCCTGCTGCAATCGGTGGACAGCCCGATCCTCGAGGGGCGCATCCCGGCCTACCTGCAGGATGACGACAACCAGTGGTTCGGCTTCTCGCAGCGCGCGCGCATCCTGTTCTACGACAAGACCGACGTGGAAAACCCGCCGGCCACCTATCAGGACCTGGCGAAGCCGGAATATGAGGGCATGGTCTGCATCCGGTCCTCCACCAACGTCTATACCCAGAACATCGTCGCGGCCCTGATCGAGCATCTGGGCGAAGAAGCGGTGACCGACTGGGCCAAGGCCGTGGTCGGCAACTTCGCCCGCGCGCCTCAGGGCGGCGATACCGATCAGCTGCGCGGCATCGCCTCGGGCGAGTGCGACATCGCGATGTCGAACACCTATTACTACGCCCGCGCGACCCGGAAGGGCGACAGCACCATGTCCGAGGAAGACCTCGCAAATATCGGCTGGGTGTTCCCGAACCAGAACTCGATCGGGGCGCATATGAACATCTCCGGCGGCGGGGTGGCCGCGAACGCGCCGAACCGCGACAACGCGGTGAAGTTCCTCGAGTACCTGTCGTCCGTGCAGGCGCAGGAGTATTTCTCGGCCGGCAATGACGAATATCCCGCGGTGCCCGGTGTTGGCCTTTCGCCGTCGGTTGCGGCCCTCGGCATCTTCCGTCCGGACGTGATCGACCTGTCGGCCATCGGCAACAATGTCGACGCAGCCCAGCGCGTGCTGACCGCGGCCGGCTGGGAGTAAGCCTCGTTCCTTCGGGACCTTCGGTCGGGCGCGGTTTTCGGACCGCGCCCGTTTTCGTGACACGGACGCAAGAACGGGAGAGAGACATGAAAAGACGGCATATCCTGGCCACGGCGGCTTATCTCTGCGCCGCGTCGGCCGCCCATGGCGCCGAGTTCGAGCTGTCACTGGGCGAGATCGGCTTGCGGGAGTATTACTGCACGGCACAGATGACCCTGGCCAATCGTGGCGAGCGTCCGGCCCTGGAGGTCAGCGGGCATTTCCTGCTCTATGTCGGGGACACGCAAGTCGGGCGCAGCAAAGGCACGTGGTTCATGAACCTCGCCCCGGGCGAGAGCGTCACGGCGGTGTTCGAGACCCCGAACGCCCCCTGCACGGAAGTCGAACGCTACGCCTTCGTGGTCGGGGCCTGTCGGCTCGACGGCCCCGGTTTCGCTCCGGTTGCGGATTGCGCGGCGCGGATCACCGGGGTCGGCCCGGTCGAGGTGGTGCCGGACCCCTGAGGGCTCAGCGCGATTGGCGGCGGACCTGGCGGCAGAGCAGGATAACCGGCAAGAGCCCCACGGCCACGATCAGCAGGCTGGGCACGGCCGCCCCTTCGAGCCGTTCGTCTGAGGCCAGCCGGTAGGCCTGCACCGCCAGCGTGTCGTAGTTGAAGGGCCGCATGATGAGCGTCGCGGGCAATTCCTTCATAACGTCGACGAACACGATCAGCAGCGCCGTCAGCAGGCTTGGCGTCAGGATCGGCAGGTGCACCCGACGCAGGGTGCCGTAGGCGGTCTGGCCCAGCACCCGCGCGGCATAGTCGAGATTGAGGTTGATCGTCGCCTGTCCGCCCTCGTAGGCGCCCAGCGCCGCGGCGAGAAACCGGATCATGTAGGCCCCCACCAGAAGCCAGATCGATCCGGTCAGCAGCAGCCCCGTGGAGAGGTCGAAATTGGCGCGCATCCAGGCATCGAGCGTGTTGTCGAAGAGCGCGAAGGGCACCAGAAGCCCTACCGCGATCACCCCGCCCGGGATCGCGTAGCCGAGCCGCGCGATATAGAGAGCCGCGTCCGAGCGCGGGCCGGGGCGGACGCGTTGGTAGTACCCCAGGATCACCGCCGCGCAGACCGTCAGAACCGCCGCCGCCGAGGCCAGGGTCAGGGAATTCGTGATGAAACGAATGTAGCGGCGGCTGAGCAGGTTCTGCTCGGACCCGATGCCCATGACCAGCAGGGTGACGATCGGGATGGCCACGCCGAGAAGCACCGGCGCGCCGCACAGGATCGTCGCGCTCCAGCGGTGCCAGCCGGTCAGGGTGGTGCGGGGCATGGCCTCCTGCCGCTTGCCGCCGTGGTACTTGGCAGAACCGCGGCTTTGACGCTCCAGCACCGCGAGCAGGAGCGCGAAGCCCAGAAGCCCGAGGGCAAGCTGGGACGCGGCCACCCGGTCCCCCATGTTGAACCAGCTGGTATAGATGCCCGTGGCGAAGGTATGGACGCCGAAATAGGACACGGTGCCGAAATCGGCGATGGTCTCCATGGTGGCCAGCAGGACGCCCGCGGCGATGGCAGGGCGCGCCATGGGCATGGAGACCTCCAGGAAGGCGCGGAAAGGCGTGCGGCCCAGGGCGCGGGCGGCAAAGAAAGTGGTGGCGCTCTGCTGCACGAAAGCCGCGCGGGCGAGCAGATAGACATACGGGTAGAGCACGAGGATCAGCATGGCCGCAGCCCCGCCCAGCGAGCGGATCTCGGGAAACCAGTAGTCGCGCGGTCCCCAGCCCATCACCGATCGCAGCGTCGCCTGAACGATGCCGGGATGGTCGAGCACATGGGTATAGGCATAGGCCAGCACATAGGCCGGAAAGGCCAGCGGCAGGACCAGCAGCACCTCCAGCCAGCGGCGACCAGGGAACTCGTACATCGATATGAGCCAGGCTGTGGAGGTCCCGATCATGAAGGTGCCGGTGCCGACGAGCACCACCAGCGCCAGGGTTGCGCCGGTATAGCCGGGCAGCACGGTGTCGGCGAGTTGGGCCAGGGTATCGGTCCCCCCCGACAGCGCCGTGATCAGGACCGCGAGCATGGGCAGCAGGCAGAGCGCCGCGAGCACGAGCGCGCCCGTGCCCAGCAGCCGGGCCTCGCGGCGCTTGCGGGCACGGCTTTTCACGGGACGCTCGCCAGAGGGATCGGACAGGGTTGCCATGGGCGCGATCTAGCCTCGCCCACGGGCGGGACGCAACCCGCCTTGCGTCCCCCGCGCCGTTGCGCCGCTGAGCGCGCAATCGCATGCCGCGCGCCCGACCCGGAACCGGGGCCAAGCGGTTTCGAAACCGCTTGGGGCGCGCATGGCCGGCAATGGGAGCACCTTGGAAGAGCGGTCGGCTGCGGCCCGCCCCGCGGATCCAGCGCGCCGGGCCCGGCGGGGGATCAAGCGGTTTCGAAACCGCTTGGACCGCGCACCGCTCAGCCGCCGGTGAGGGCCACGTAGAAGAGCCGCGCCGCCAGCGCACTCAGCAACCCCAGAACCAGCTTGTCAAACCCCTCGGCGGACATCTTGCGCGCCAGCCACGCCCCCAGCGGCATGAACAACAGGATCGGCGCCAGCGCGGCAACGCTCAGGCCGAAGACCGGCAGGGTCAGAAGCCCGGTGGCAAAGAGCGCGGGCACCTGCACCACCGCCATGCCGATGAAACAGGTCGAGACGGTCGCGATGAAAACCGGCCGCGCCAGGCGCATCGCGTTGAGATAGCTCAGGGTGATCGGGGCAGAGATCCCCGCCGCCCCCTGCAACAGCCCCGCCCCCAGGGATACCGGCCAGACGATGCGCCGTGCGGTGTCCAGCGCCAACCGGAACTCCGGGCGTGCAAGGCGCAGGCCGATATAGACCGCCACTCCGAACGCCACCGCCAGCAGCAGGACCCGGTCCGGCAGCACCGCGAGCAGGAAGGTACCGGCCAGGCAGCCCGCCGCCGCCCCGCCCGCCAGCATCCAGGTGAACCCGCCGGGGATCAGATGCGCGCGGTAGCGCCACAGCTGCCAGCTGTTCGACAGGAGATTCGGCATCGCCATGATCATCACGCCGAGCCGCACGTCGTAGAACGCCGCGATCACCGGCACCGCGATCACCGGCGCGCCCGCGCCGGTCGCCCCCTTGACGGTGCCGCCCAGGGCGAGGGCCGCGAAGATGGCCAGAAGCGCGACGGGATCCAAGGCGGGCAAGCGCGGTCAGCTCCGCGGCAGGTGTGTGGCGTAATCGCTGACCAGCAGGTGCGTGGGCGCGACGTCCTCCTCGATCTCGGCGAACCGCCCGATGGGATCGCGGAAGATATTGTCGGTCTCGTCGTCGTTGACGGTGGAGACCTCGCCGATCAACACGTCGCCCCCCTCCCCCCAGAAGGCGTGCCAGTCCCCGGGCATCAGCGTCACGCTCTCGCCCGGCGCGAGGCGCAGCTTGTCGCCGGGGGCGTAGGGGCGCGCGATGCCATCGCAGGCCACGGTGCCGCCGCGATCCTCGGCGAAGTTGCCCGCGTCGTCGGAGCCGTAGAGCTCGACCACCAGCGTGGCCCCGCCGCGATTGATGATATCCTCGGCCTTGATCACATGGGTGTGCATCGGGCAGAGCTGGTCGCGGCGCGAGATCAGCAGCTTCTCGGCGTAGCACATGCCACCACCGCGCTGCAGGTCCGCAAGCCGCCCGTTGCGCAGGGTGAACAGGAACAGCCCCATCTCGTCGAACCGCCCCGCGCCGTAATCGGTGATGTCCCAGCCGCAGCGGGCGTCGATGACATGGCGGGCCTCGGGCGCGCGGGCGGCGAATTCCGCGGGGCTCCAGCGCGCGAAGGGCGGCAGAACGAACCCGTGGCGGCGGATCAGGGCATCCGCCTCGGCCATGATGGCGTTGATTTCGGATCGTTTCATGCGCGTCCCCTCCCCGCTATCGCCCGGGACCATGGGCCGGAGCGGCGGGGGTGTAAAGGGGTCAGCGGCGGCCCGGGAACTGCGCCAGCGTGATGCCCGCATCCTCCAGCGCCGCGCGGGTGGCGCGGGCAATGCCCACGGCCTCGGCCGTGTCGCCATGCAGGCAAATGGTGTCAATGGGCGTGGAGATATGAGCACCGCTTTCGGTGATGATCGCACCGGCCTTGACCATCTCGACCATGCGCGCGCCGGCCCGGTCGGGGTCGTGGATCACGGCCCCGGGCAGGCGGCGGTCCACCAGGGTCGCGTCGTCGTTATAGGCGCGGTCGGCGAAGATCTCGGCGGCCCAGCGGCAGCCCAGCGCCTCGACCGCCGTCTGCTGCGCCGTGGCGGCCAGTACCATGATGATCACGTCCGGGTCGGCAGCCAGCGCACCCTCGTAGCAGGCGCGCGCCATCTCGGCATCCTCCGAGCACATGTTGGCCAACGCCCCGTGCAACTTGACGTGCCGCACCGCCCCGCCCGCCTGCCGCGCCATGGCCTGGGCCGCGCCGACCTGCCAGGCCACGAGGTTGCGCAGGCTGTCATGGGG
The Dinoroseobacter shibae DFL 12 = DSM 16493 genome window above contains:
- a CDS encoding sulfite exporter TauE/SafE family protein; protein product: MPALDPVALLAIFAALALGGTVKGATGAGAPVIAVPVIAAFYDVRLGVMIMAMPNLLSNSWQLWRYRAHLIPGGFTWMLAGGAAAGCLAGTFLLAVLPDRVLLLAVAFGVAVYIGLRLARPEFRLALDTARRIVWPVSLGAGLLQGAAGISAPITLSYLNAMRLARPVFIATVSTCFIGMAVVQVPALFATGLLTLPVFGLSVAALAPILLFMPLGAWLARKMSAEGFDKLVLGLLSALAARLFYVALTGG
- a CDS encoding alpha-D-glucose phosphate-specific phosphoglucomutase, whose product is MPGHIVQTAPIPGQKPGTSGLRKTTREFQAPHFLENYVQAIWNGIGGVAGKTLVLGGDGRYFNAEAAQVVLRMAAASGAARVIVGQGALLSTPAASHLIRKRGTDGGIILSASHNPGGPEGDFGVKYNGPNGGPATEEVTDRIFAATQAITDYAMLDAQDVDLSTLGETRLGQMVVEVVDPVADYAALMAEIFDFEAIRALLARGFRLHFDAMHAITGPYAKAILEDTLGAAPGSVVNGTPSPDFGGGHPDPNPIWAKELVDRMMGPDAPDFGAASDGDGDRNMIMGRGIYVTPSDSLAVLAANATRVPAYADGLAGVARSMPTSRALDRVAEALSIDCYETPTGWKFFGNLLDAGRATLCGEESAGTGSDHVREKDGLWAVLFWLNILADSRASVADLMADHWARFGRHYYSRHDYEAVDTAAAKGVMDALRARLADLPGTTAAGRQIAFADEFSYDDPVDGSHSAGQGLRVGFTDGARLVIRLSGTGTVGATLRVYLEAFVPGPEGLDRDPQEALAPMIAAAEALAEIATRTGRTAPDVIT
- a CDS encoding LamB/YcsF family protein, encoding MTITVDLNADMGESFGPWPMGDDAALLRTITSANIACGAHAGDWDVMARTMALAVENGVGIGAHPGLPDLQGFGRRRMQMPHDSLRNLVAWQVGAAQAMARQAGGAVRHVKLHGALANMCSEDAEMARACYEGALAADPDVIIMVLAATAQQTAVEALGCRWAAEIFADRAYNDDATLVDRRLPGAVIHDPDRAGARMVEMVKAGAIITESGAHISTPIDTICLHGDTAEAVGIARATRAALEDAGITLAQFPGRR
- a CDS encoding Fe(3+) ABC transporter substrate-binding protein codes for the protein MPVRLSLPLAGLTAAATLLGSVAYAAGELNLYSSRHYDTDERLYSDFEEATGITVNRIEGNADELIARMEAEGANSPADVFLTVDTVRLARAKDLGLLQSVDSPILEGRIPAYLQDDDNQWFGFSQRARILFYDKTDVENPPATYQDLAKPEYEGMVCIRSSTNVYTQNIVAALIEHLGEEAVTDWAKAVVGNFARAPQGGDTDQLRGIASGECDIAMSNTYYYARATRKGDSTMSEEDLANIGWVFPNQNSIGAHMNISGGGVAANAPNRDNAVKFLEYLSSVQAQEYFSAGNDEYPAVPGVGLSPSVAALGIFRPDVIDLSAIGNNVDAAQRVLTAAGWE
- a CDS encoding D-lyxose/D-mannose family sugar isomerase gives rise to the protein MKRSEINAIMAEADALIRRHGFVLPPFARWSPAEFAARAPEARHVIDARCGWDITDYGAGRFDEMGLFLFTLRNGRLADLQRGGGMCYAEKLLISRRDQLCPMHTHVIKAEDIINRGGATLVVELYGSDDAGNFAEDRGGTVACDGIARPYAPGDKLRLAPGESVTLMPGDWHAFWGEGGDVLIGEVSTVNDDETDNIFRDPIGRFAEIEEDVAPTHLLVSDYATHLPRS
- a CDS encoding ABC transporter permease, producing the protein MATLSDPSGERPVKSRARKRREARLLGTGALVLAALCLLPMLAVLITALSGGTDTLAQLADTVLPGYTGATLALVVLVGTGTFMIGTSTAWLISMYEFPGRRWLEVLLVLPLAFPAYVLAYAYTHVLDHPGIVQATLRSVMGWGPRDYWFPEIRSLGGAAAMLILVLYPYVYLLARAAFVQQSATTFFAARALGRTPFRAFLEVSMPMARPAIAAGVLLATMETIADFGTVSYFGVHTFATGIYTSWFNMGDRVAASQLALGLLGFALLLAVLERQSRGSAKYHGGKRQEAMPRTTLTGWHRWSATILCGAPVLLGVAIPIVTLLVMGIGSEQNLLSRRYIRFITNSLTLASAAAVLTVCAAVILGYYQRVRPGPRSDAALYIARLGYAIPGGVIAVGLLVPFALFDNTLDAWMRANFDLSTGLLLTGSIWLLVGAYMIRFLAAALGAYEGGQATINLNLDYAARVLGQTAYGTLRRVHLPILTPSLLTALLIVFVDVMKELPATLIMRPFNYDTLAVQAYRLASDERLEGAAVPSLLIVAVGLLPVILLCRQVRRQSR
- a CDS encoding FMN-binding glutamate synthase family protein — encoded protein: MSRYSIFLAVTVLTLASLVAVAWSVWFWIPVAFFGGLSLLGLYDVIQSRHSILRNYPVIGHMRFLFEGIRPEIRQYLIESDQDEEPFSRDMRSIIYQRAKGVEDKRPFGTRMRVYDSGYQWLTHSVRPVHIADTDFRVRIGGPDCTQPYDASIYNISAMSFGALSGNAIQALNKGAKAGGFAHDTGEGGVSIHHREGGGDLIYQVGSGYFGCRTPEGVFDPEKFRETAANPQIKLIELKLSQGAKPGHGGVLPASKITPEIAEARGVPMGEDCVSPASHSAFSTPIEMMEFIGKLRELSDGKPVGFKMCIGHRREFMCMVKAMLETDITPDFIVIDGKEGGTGAAPLEFANRMGMPLVEGLTFAHNTLRGAGVRDRIKIGASGKIVTAFDMAKVLALGADWANSARGFMFSIGCIQAQACHTNACPVGVATQDPLRQRALDVADKSVRVARFHRNTLKALGEMTGAAGLESPGDFLPYHLMVRETDRGMVTGDEVYPYLPEGFLLRGEEDAFGYLRRWRRADANDFSPADMVKGT
- a CDS encoding spike base protein, RCAP_Rcc01079 family, encoding MIDVYKNRQPGMTSPAVAAEIIIPANGRELNYATRAVYVGSGGDLSMELLNGDVVTFKNLASGTLLPVRARRVRNSDTTASDLIGLR